In a single window of the Maniola jurtina chromosome 4, ilManJurt1.1, whole genome shotgun sequence genome:
- the LOC123864889 gene encoding 1-acyl-sn-glycerol-3-phosphate acyltransferase beta-like encodes MWDVHVYIFYSLVVYLIWKFVLCELPDYVIYYAKFGFYIVSSQIVSAVLLPYLAIRPRDLRNGNLMARIMQHVSKVLGVKWEHRNEKILLEETGAIVVANHQSALDILGMFSVCHVAPKTAPVCKKEILYLFPFGLAAYLNGCIFIDRRNPEAARNILKAEADILFKNMSKIWMYPEGTRNKTCDKLQPFKKGAFNLAIACQAPIIPVVTSPYYFLDGEKRIFNNGRAIIQCLEPVPTKGLTMDDLPELLDRVHKMMEVTYLELGNEVACLAAN; translated from the exons ATGTGGGATGTTCacgtttacattttttattcattagtgGTGTACCTTATTTGGAAATTTGTTTTGTGTGAATTGCCAGATTATGTGATTTATTACGCTAAATTCGGTTTCTACATCGTCAGCTCACAGATTGTTTCTGCTGTATTGTTACCGTATCTAGCTATCCGTCCAAGAGACCTCAGGAATGGAAA TTTAATGGCACGGATAATGCAACATGTGTCAAAGGTATTAGGAGTAAAATGGGAACACAGAAATGAAAAAATTCTCTTAGAAGAAACAGGTGCAATTGTAGTAGCAAACCATCAGTCTGCTCTTGATATTCTAG GTATGTTTAGCGTATGCCATGTCGCCCCGAAAACGGCGCCCGTGTGCAAAAAAGAAATTCTGTATTTGTTCCCGTTCGGGTTGGCTGCTTATCTTAATGGATGCATTTTCATCGATAGAAGGAACCCTGAAGCCGCCCGCAATATCTTAAAAGCAGAGGCCGATATTCTGTTCAAAAATATG TCAAAAATTTGGATGTATCCCGAAGGAACGAGGAATAAAACTTGTGATAAACTGCAGCCTTTTAAAAAGGGTGCTTTTAACTTGGCGATTGCTTGTCAAGCTCCAATCATACCAGTGGTTACATCACCCTACTATTTCTTAGATGGAGAAAAACGTATTTTTAACaatg GTCGCGCGATAATTCAGTGTTTAGAACCTGTGCCTACTAAGGGATTAACAATGGACGACTTGCCAGAACTCTTGGACAGAGTTCATAAAATGATGGAGGTTACCTATTTAGAACTGGGAAACGAAGTGGCGTGCCTGGCAGCAAACTAA